Part of the Mastacembelus armatus chromosome 6, fMasArm1.2, whole genome shotgun sequence genome, AAAAAATGCTCtagtgatgaaaaaaaaattactgtgaATTTTGTCAAACAACATATAGAATTTAGTGTTTAGGTACGTAAATCTGGACCGAACAACAGATTAACACCCATTAAAATCTCTCATCTTACATTGTGCTAGAACTGCTTAATTTTTACTAAATTCGCTATATCAGTGGAATTGGACCAGAGAGTGTCTGGGTGGTAAAGGTTGGCGTTACATAAAATATTTGGTTGACTTAATTGGGATTTAGAAATGCTTCAAATCCAAGATAAACTAACCATCTATGTTCAGAAATGTACTTTTAGaacacagatgtttgtgttttttccaatCACTGTGTAACCTCCATTTAATTGTAAGTACaacttactgtactgtactgtaagtaCCTGAACACAGGCCTTTATATAATCTGCTTTTTGTCTTCCTCCTGCCAgttgttccattttttttcctgatatatatatttaacaatCATCTGTCAAGACGTGTCATTGATTATACTGACTAGTCAACATCAGGTGGACCAattccatttaaaatgaattcattctgaaaatgtgaatgttgATTAAAGAGTGGGCTTTGATCATTTTTCAGAGGCCACGACTGTTATGCTTTAAGAGGCACTCTCTATGATTCTTGGCCTGAGCCTTATTTTCTGTATAAATTACATACAAAGAAAGCTTAAGAGGTGTTTCTCAAGGGCTCAACATTTTTTTATGCTTAAACTTCACTGGAAAATCCACTATGGAAAAGCTGAACTATACTTCACATGCTGTGTTTTAGTATAGTTTGAAGCTGAGGAGGGGATCGGTTGCTTGGTTTTTGCAGCAGTATCCCAGAAAACCCTTGAGAGGCAGGTATGAAGGACAGGTGGGGAGCCACAGAGTGCCACCTCAAACCACTGTCCCTGCAGCAGGGGTCGTGTAGGGGTGGGGCACACCACAGAGCTAAAGGCCAGCATGTCTGGAATGCCAAGACAGGCAGGAGGTAGACAGACATGtagaatatgtgtgtgagtgtgcaggGGTGGAACTGGAGGTTATTAGCATTAATGATTAGTCGATGCATGTACTTCTTCCCATCGCTTTTATTCTCCTCATGTAAATTAGTCTTTATTTAAGGACTGCTGAAACTTTTGTGCTGTGTAACATCAGAGTTTACTTGATGACATACATGTGGTGTGAAGAACAAGCAGCcatatttaaatttgtattgAACCTTCTAGTTATATTTAAGCAAAAATATACCGGCACAagctttttaaatgtgactttCTAGTTTTCCCTAGTTTTCTATTTGCTTTTTGCTATTTCATAAACTGAACAGTCAATTGATTATCAAAGAAAAATGATACTGCAAGTAATTCTAAGCCTTGCTTTTGAATACTTCTGTGTTCTAATTACTGGATATAAATGtaattgaaatatttaataaaacattaacaccatcattaaaacaaatgaGCTCAATATAAACTAAAACATATAGATTTTGACACAGGGCCCATCTACAAGAGGGTCACATGTTGGAGCACAATATATATTTGATGTACTAATTTCTAACAACTTTTCAATTAATCAAATGATTGAAAATCACAGAATAAACCTGGGGATTTTGAGATACTGGGGCAGTATTTTTACCAGCtttgacagaaatattttacatgctaaatttacaaacaacaggaaagagaaaatactTAATTTGTAAATGAGTCTTCAGACTTTTTAACACTTTCTGGAGccttttttagaaaaaaaaatctaaattcagtttttatgaGAACTTTTGAGACCTGCAGTCACCCTGATAATGCGGCTCATGCTGCCCTCTTCTGTTGCAGAGGAAAGTTTTATCTGCAGCAACAAAAAATTGTGTTTTGAAAGCTAGGACTGTCGTGAGAGAGAATCGCACTTGAACAGTTTTTTAACCATATGATTTGAAAGTGTTACATTGTTATCATTATGAATGAACTATGTAGGTTGAGTGAATATATTTCTAACTATTTCTCACCTCCCTCTGCTGTTTACAAGAAATAACTTTTAGCCTGATCAATTTACCTCAAATTTTGAATTTCCCTCTGAGGATTAACAAAGTTTCTCTCATTATCTCATTTTATTCATATGCTCAACTGAACACCTACAAAACTCAGTACAGAAACTACGTTCTGCTGTAAAACCTCACAGTGAATGTTTCACACAGTAATTACACTTTTTAGAAAAGGTGGTTGAAATATCTTGACATTTGAGcagtaaaatattaatatgacATTCATCTTCCATCTTTATGGGTCTGGTCTTGAGAGACATTAACTGCTTTTGTTTATGTTGCGCTTGTTTATTGTAAGGTTGTTTTATCAAActgctctctttttctgtcatatAGTTAACAGAAAACCTTGGACAAGGAATTAATATTATTGTCTCATGAAAGTACTATAAGGCTGCAACAAACAATTATTACCATAATTAAACTGTGTAGTCGATGTAGTAATCTACAGCTGATTGGTCCACATTTCAATACACCTCAAAAATTCAGTATTTTGAATAACTTCTGTCTGACATAGCTGCTACTTCTGCTATAGTTTTAGGATCTTaggacattttcacatttatacaTTACACTTGTTACATTATTGCTACTTAGTTTTTTGTCTTCCTGATAATCAGTGGCGGCTGGTGAGAAATGTTTTAGGTGGGGCTGTGCCAAATTGACTTAGTCCAGTAACCATCCCAATACAATTAAAGAAGAACTGCAGGGCAATGACATAACTCATGGTCTTGGAAATGTTAAGCAATTATttaatgtcaacattaaaatgtttggccGTTACACAAAGGCAAAATATCAATATATACATCAattaatataacatatatacgtttatatataaaaaatatggcTGTCAACATGAACTGGTTAACGCATGCACTTAATCTAAAAATTTGAATAcgttttttttaacacaaataaatCGTTTGATAAttataaatgattataaaaagcttccagatgGAAGTTCAGATAAATCTAAAGTTGTGTGTAGTTATTATAGTGATGAACTGACCCATCTTCAGGCCAAACACATTTTGGCAGATGTTAGCAAAGCAAATGTAGACTGTTCATTTTTCCTTTCCAATCCCATTTGGAGTTCTTGTGCCCACTCTACCCATCTACTTGTTACAGTTGTGAAATGTTTAATTGGTGTCAAGTCAGCCCCATAATGCACACCAGCTGCAGAGAGAGCAGCTGAGCATGACAACAACGCTGACTGGCTACATAAAGTATCACCAGGTGTTATGCAGTGGGGGTGTGATGGTGAAGAAGAAGGcgtatatatagtatatatatatagaagtATATatagacaacaaacaaaagactaattaaacacaggtgaaagtaatcttactaatgaaacataaagctacctacaACTAACATAGGTGacaggaaatcagaaaccaaaataaaagtccaaaccgGAACAGAAAAACCACATCATGACATCGGcgctttattactttattactggTTATTATTGTTAACCTCAATCCATGAACAATGGATGATTTTCTTTAACCATCTTTGAGTTTGACTTTACATTTTGCAAATTTGTCTCACTTTGTTCAGCCTAAAATCAAAGCTGAATCTCTGCATCAAAACTGGAGAAACAATGAGAACATGATGTATCTAGGGCTGTGGTTTACAAATATTACAACAGGAAATTgcaggtgtgttcagtcttGGGTGTGGAGGCAAATACACCAAGCCTTCTCAACAACACATTCCAGCTTGGACACAGGAGAAAAAGCCAGCAATATTTTATTACCTAAAGGCGTCATCTCGCTAATCTACATCCACAACTTGTAGGAGACAGCAAGGCCTTCACTCTGCCAGACACAACACAAGGGTAAGATGcatacttttattttagtaACATTTCCCTTGATCATTTTCAGctctgttcatttgttttctgagaattactGCAAATTTCAAAGaataacatttttcattatattttttagAAAAACTTTACTGAAGAAATTAATATCTTTTTACTGTATGTAGAGCCTTTAAACCTGTATCCATTCATGTTAGTGAGAAAATAACATATTTGGATGAATTTAGAGCATTAACATGTGTATGTCGAGTCAAATGATACCACAGGTTAATTGATGTGCAACCAGTCTTTCCTATAGCGGACGTGGAAATCACACTGGTTTTCAATTTATCTTTTCAGAAATTATTTGACGACGGTCAGATTGCAGAGCACAATAGTTATTTTTCAATCACAACAGGGAGTTGCCACTATAGATAAACTGTTCAACAACTGGCAAGAAGTAGAACATTTAAGCCATTAAAGCAAAACAAGCAAGGAATGTACTTATTCTCCTTTCCAGAAAAAGAATTAGATAATAAGCTGTTTTTCAGATGGACAGTCTAGTTGGCCATATATATTCTGTTATTaaattgttaaataaataagttataGACAGTGTTATATGTGACAATAGCAACAGGCATGCCTGCAGGGTGTGGCCCCTCGTTGCCcatgtgaaaaaagaaaatggtcaATAAATATCTGGGCTTGTGAAAAGATAATATGATCAtaaattgtttttataaaaaataaaaaccaaaaaaactctaaatgttactgtaacattttcttaatttgtggggcttatttaatttttttattatagtttttgtagACCACATTCTGTACAATatcaaacataaatattttcattcagtaaACTGTAACATTGTTATGATGAGGCTAATATTCATCTGGACTCACTGAGCTTGTTGCTTTTAAAGCTTATAATCGGGCAGAACAGACAACAGGACACATGAGACAAAATGATCTATGATTACTGTCATATTGGCAAGCACATGCTGGGCACACCGAAATGGTTACCAAACAAAAGAAGTTGTGATATAAAATTGTGTAGCTTTTACCAGATGTCAGTTCAGCTTTAAAGTAAGACTGTGTAgcatttaaatgaagaaataacacaaaacatctATACAGTATAGATATATTATATTATCTGTAATATATGTTTTCCACAAGCATGTTAtaaagttttgtcatttttgtttggcCAACCGAGCAACTTCCTCTGGGGCATTAATAAGAGGATCTAGCTCTTTGTTCATGTCTTTAATGACAGACAATAAATAACAATGCAGAGCCTACTGGTTAcatataaaataagaaaatagtgATTCATACTTTTTTCTGATCAatcaaaacccagatgttttaaGATGAAATATTGGAGTcaacaaatattcacatttgaggCGGTTATTCAAGTGAATTCTTGCTGTTTGTCTATTCACTGATATCAAAATCGTTGTCAATTCATTTAAATCGATTAATCAATAAAGTAGTCCAGCTCTAGAGCACTGGGTGGTTTCCTAGTGACTCATAGGGGAATTAATGAAACTAATCTGGCCATGACTATAGCTATAGTTAAATACTGACCCTCAGTTAACACTGATTAGACCAAAGCAATAAACATGCTCCACAAGGTGAAACTGCACACAGCCCGTGTTACTAAGCGCCATTAACGTTGTTCTCTCTCCACTTAGTGCAACTCAAAATAGTTGTTTAAATACACACTTGCTCACGTATGAAGCATAATAATGTCGCCAACACAACTAACGTAAAACAGCGGTGCCAATATCTGTGGTAGGAGATAAATAAAGTCGTTTAAGACAAACACCTTATGATTTCTTTGTGGTGGCAGACTGTGTGCCATTCAtagccagccaatcagagagcagcgTACTGCTTTCGCCTACCCAATAGCGGCGTTGCTTGTTGCTTGGTTTTACTGCGACCGCGGACAGACAGAAGCAAGTGGCCCGGTTTGAAGCTAAGCTAACTCTGTCAAATTACATCCAAGTATTTTGGAGTTTTCGCACAGGTTCCCGTTGCAGCACAGGCGTGGATTTGTTTGCGAAAAATCAGAGCTACCTGTATGTATTTTAGCTGTTGGGCTAACGAGCAGCACCGGGCGTTTATTTTGGAAAACCGCTTGTTTGCCGCTAACTGAATCGGCAGCGGGTAGGCGCCAGTCGTGTTTGACAACAGCGCCTTTCGATCACTGTGTTGTTTGTAGCGGATCGAGCTAATTTCCGTCTGCTGAAGCGGCAAAAAGAAAACCCGACAACAGTTTCGAGAGAAAAGTTAAGTATGGCAGAATTCCTCGAAGATCCGTCGGTTCTGACGAAAGATAAGCTGAAAAACGAGCTCACGGCGAACAATGTGCCACTTCCTAGCGGGGATCATAAAAAAGAAGTGTATGTGCAGCTGTATCTGAAAAACCTGACCATACTGAACAATAAGAGTCCACCTGCAGACACCTTTTCCAGCGACGAGGAGTTGCCGCCTCCCGTCGTGTCCAACAAAAGTCGATCAGGAAGAGTAAGTTTTCGTCTAAATGGATCTAATATGGTTCTGATTTGTAGAAAAATGTGGAGGGATTGAGTTTTTGACTGTATAATAACCAGCGAGTTGTTATTTGATGCATGATGAATGAAACAGCTGGATTTCTTCCTGCAGAAAGCCACCAAAAAGACAGATAAGCCTCGCACAGACGAGCTGGAAGTGACAGATCTCACGGACGACGATTTGAAACAGCAACTGGCAAAGTATGGTGTGGACTCAGGACCCATTGTTGGTGAGCTCCCAGAGACGTGTTAATCATGCGACACCGTAAACATGTTATATACAGGATGTTTAACCCCATTACAGTCAATATATGACACGATGTCTGCAGGTTCAGAACAGTAATTTCAGTTTCCTCAAAAATCGCCTTACAAGGTCAAATCTGTGGCATTTAATTTATTCTTGTTTATTGTCTTGTCCCCTCTATTCAGCCTCTACCCGTAAGCTGtatgagaagaagctgcagaagCTTTTGGACCAGCCTCCTGCTGAACCCGACGCTCCTACAAATGTCACAACACTCCCCAAGGCAGAAACTAACCAGAATGGCAACACGAATTCTGACCATTACAGTGACAAGGAAGATGGTGAGCTGTGACCACCTGTTACTTacttaaatttcatttttacttgcAAGGACACATAACAGGGCTTAGTATGTCAGTATGTCATAACACATGCTTTGATTTATTAAGCAAAATTATAGAAATAGCTCCCTAAACCAGCTTCTTCCAACGTGTCCATTgttaaatgttgaaaatatgcTGAGTACTGTACTAACAACACACTGTTGTGTACGTTTGTTTTTCCAGATGAAATCACTGCCCCTGATCCAGAACCAGTTCCTGTGGTAGAGAAGCCTGTACGGAGCAGAGGGAAAGCTCCTGTTACCGTCAGGACCAGCAGCAGACGACAAACCAAGGTGAGGCATATTTTGGCTTAAACAAACTTggtaaaataatttcttttctttttttttttttttttttttttttttcctttaagttTGCATTTTTATACTACATTGACAGGTGGTGGAGGAAATTATTACTGAAGAGACCCCAAAGAAGGGCAGCGAAAGTGTTGTTGAAGATATCCTTGCCAATGAAATAAGCACGCCGACAGGCATCAGGTAGCAACTGAATGCAATACTCTTAAGCAGAAGAATTGGGCAgcaaaataaacactgacaaaataaacttATCTCTGATGTGAGATGCAACAGCTGTCTCCAaaccatttgccaaaatgtctTTTACTGGGAATAGTTGTGAAATGCAATTGCAGAGACAGTATACTTAACCCACAGTTAAATTTTGCTCTAAgctttgatttttattgtttctgtgaTCAGCGCAACGTGCAGGCGTCCAATCCGAGGGGCAGCTGGTCGACCTGTAAGACCAAGTGAGTACTGGCTGGATGAGTTCCGTGTGCGACATGCAGTCCACAGTGAGAGCCGCTCTTACTCTGAGTCTTTCTCCCAACTGGGCAGCAATCCTTCTTTAAGCAAAGCACCAGCCCGGCGAGGCTTCTTGTCTGTGTTGCTCAAGCTCCTGCTTCTTGTTGTGGTGGGTGGTTCACTTTATTATGCCTACCAGAACCTAGATGCTGAACACGTCAACACTCTGAAGGGCCTCCTGGATAGCGTCATCGTCCCACTCCAGGGCGTTGTTGATAACGCAGCTACCTATCtgggcatcagcagcagcagcagcggcagtaGTGCTTCAGAGAGCGCCAGTAAGTAAAGACCCTCAGCAGTCCCACGCCATGCCAATGCCGCCTCCCTGCCATCTGCCACAGTGTACCACAACTCAAGTAGCAAACTTGGCTCACGTCTTCTCTTTTCCAACATGGTTGGACAAAGGACACAGATTTAATTGGAACAAACTTTCTCCTTTATGGACTTCAGCTTTCCTCCCCACCACAAGGGGGAGATATAACTCACATTTGCTTCTGGATAACAGTTTTGTGGCAGTCAGAAGAGACTGATTTTAATGTTGATTTTAATCTGTGAATTGTTTGTGTCTTAGTGTGCATTTAACCCTTGTCTGTAGAAACAAGTGCAGAATGGAGAGGCCAGTCTATCCATGCATGGTTATAGTTGTTGAAGGCTATTACTGTAGTTCCTAACACTCTGCGCCAGGTGTTTTTCTGATGGTGCCATGCCTGGACAATGTTAGCACTTAGTGCCCTCCCATTTTTTTTAAGCACAAAGCAGCGCTACTACTAATACCACGGTCTACATGTGTTTCTGTAGGAAATTCAAAATTGCTCTGTAGCTATAGAGTTAGTTAGTGATTCATTATTTCTATGGTGCTCAGGTCAAAGTTTCTAATGTGGTTTGTGTTGGGAGAAGACACACTGTGTAATCAGGTCACATCGCTGCATGAGGAAACTCAGACCATGTGCAAattaaagtaaaagcaaaacTGTTTTGTTCCCCCCAGTGATTGATCACATCTTAAATCGTCATATTTACCGATCTATGATTATGACTAACATTATTCtattcagtgtgtgttgtaATCTGATTTTTACTGTCAATGACATTTTGTATCAGTACCATCGTCAATATAAAGAGTAAAAATTTGAAAAGCATTTTGATTAGGGATTACCTTTCAAAAGGTAAAGAGACTAAAACATTATGACCCTGCCAGTGTGCCCATGAGTTTACATGCTTTGAGTTTTAGtgctctgttgtgtttttcttttactttgttgtgtttatattaGATTTCTGATCCTTCAGTCCTGTATACAGGACTGGCTGTTGCAGTGCACCCACATAGCCCAGCTCACTGACTGCATGTATCCAGACAAAGCAAATCTCACAAAAGATATATAGAAAGTACATCCTTTTGGGGCAGTTAATCAATATAGTCTTTTCATAACTCTTGACTATTTCTGCCTGTGCAAATTACCACAATTATAATACTGTAGGTTGCTCTTAAAGGGGTTGATTACCCCCTGGAATtgaggattttctttttcattgaaGGTGATTTTGGGGGTGGGAAGCTTTCTGGGGAATCTTTGATtctattttgatatttttctagCGGTGTGTTCAACTTTTTATAGTGCGTTTTAAGGTAACATTTGAAAGCAATATGTAATACATGGGAAGGATACTGTATCTTAATATGAACCTTGCCGATTTAACACAAGTGATTCATCACCAGGCAGCTCTTTCACAATGGACAGAAATGACGGGTTATGTGGGTAaggatttttaatgtttatttatgatAATGTAGGCAGTGTATCATAAAATAAACTTGGCTGttatcagacattttttttgtctcttctttaGATCTGTCTAGGTGTCTTTTAGGCCCAACACCAGCATTTATGCaactaattttttttctaacatgCATGTACCATAATTTAACACCTCAAGAAATTAAATGGACATCAACAGGTGTGTATACATCCTGAAAAATATGTAGTATGGTGTATTATTAATACAAAGACCACATTATGTACATAATTGACATAAAAGTAGCTGATAAAGTCTAACACTTTAATAGGTCTGCCTTATTTTTATAAGTATTCAATAAATGGCTTACAAAACACTGATGTAGGTCTGAAGTGTGAACAGATTGTGTTCGTGTACATTAGGAGCTCTAACCACCAGAAGCTGGAGCTGCTGTATAAACACAATGAATGTCAATgtagtaaaatacaaaaataatataaaatgtttttataagtTTTAATTGCTGACAATGACTGTAAACACTCAATGCTAAGTAGGGGTATTTAAACTGAAAGGTCACCATAACTGTCAGTCCGGTTAGTGTAGACTGACGGCCGCAGTCCAGGTGGGTGGGGTTCTCAATCAAGACCTCTTGACTTTCAGACATAATCAGTCGAGCAGGAGAGTGGAGATAAAAATCAAGCATCTCAACATCTTTGGAGGGAAATGGGTTAGGTAAAACTTTTTTGCGTCTACTTGGTAAAAGTTGTTACACATGCTGCTTTGCTGAATACAATTTTAACGTTATGTGAATGATTTAACCAACTGATATAAGATGAGTACTGTGTCTGGCCAACCTGTTGTCATTCTCTGCAGGGTTTGTGCTCTGGGGATATGTCTCCCTCTGCTGACTCAGTTGTGATTGTATTTGCATGCAGTTGATGTGCTCCAGATGCCCAGATCCAGGGGTGAATAAAGAAATCAGCCTTTAAAATCTCTTGCACACAGTTTCTGTTGAAAATAAGACGCATTCCCTAAAGCTCAAAACCATCTGCTCAGCCAAAACACTGCAGGGGTCCTTCACTGGATCTGAGTCAGTGTCAATTATGAGgcagatatttatttacaattccAGATGAAGTGTAACATGAACTATAGATgtgatttttctatttttaatgtgGAATTA contains:
- the tmpob gene encoding thymopoietin b yields the protein MAEFLEDPSVLTKDKLKNELTANNVPLPSGDHKKEVYVQLYLKNLTILNNKSPPADTFSSDEELPPPVVSNKSRSGRKATKKTDKPRTDELEVTDLTDDDLKQQLAKYGVDSGPIVASTRKLYEKKLQKLLDQPPAEPDAPTNVTTLPKAETNQNGNTNSDHYSDKEDDEITAPDPEPVPVVEKPVRSRGKAPVTVRTSSRRQTKVVEEIITEETPKKGSESVVEDILANEISTPTGISATCRRPIRGAAGRPVRPSEYWLDEFRVRHAVHSESRSYSESFSQLGSNPSLSKAPARRGFLSVLLKLLLLVVVGGSLYYAYQNLDAEHVNTLKGLLDSVIVPLQGVVDNAATYLGISSSSSGSSASESASK